Proteins encoded within one genomic window of Bombus pyrosoma isolate SC7728 linkage group LG13, ASM1482585v1, whole genome shotgun sequence:
- the LOC122574491 gene encoding uncharacterized protein LOC122574491, producing the protein MMNQITELTPVHCYTNPSFCRQSEYIPEDRSDDLPPPPQFQSGDDLPPPPPPLQLQCNTGQSNPAFQEPTEGRIENSDGKDNRYGYLENNSSAAHRRYGSVPVEGHRAIYSQRSRYEYIQDEQRDQIQRRGSLRYEFIPHQQVQQRSAPATNQDDGRQLQMQSCRNNGGRYAVVPGDQDYQDEEIEWNSAKHVSSVRSHINTPQGRYTRVPLQEEDPPALPERNAQELSVSPRNNLATQKLHEILTTPRKPRSRSEERTLSPKRQQSFNQTGTPQRRALTPGGSPTGRTFSPTRCTPQGTPQNRTFSMRPQTSTPNKEPSARRCLPLLENPTRQQELCPASNCGRLRYVGTAPIDLVTMGHGDPPPRYAYVENGPESMPMVSGSPRYQVIPTGQKRNGYHSVESAFIARTAVVPPLSPPNSDANTTLASGLEKNNRKNAPLLLVLVGILTCGLALYLSWTHGRRYYYDSAAGCGVCCALAGACRSLRKAWTGLGLAGLSALSCAGLLLLAAKSPKSGTPLHDVTAGALCGVSLLGAILALFALLSPRCNLGRHRRVHSWIPRLSP; encoded by the exons ATGATGAATCAAATAACTGAACTAACTCCCGTGCATTGTTACACAAACCCCTCGTTTTGCCGCCAATCGGAATACATACCCGAGGATCGTTCCGATGACTTACCACCGCCACCTCAATTTCAAAGTGGTGACGATTTACCACCCCCACCTCCTCCATTGCAATTGCAATGCAACACCGGTCAAAGTAACCCTGCGTTTCAAGAACCTACCGAGGGTAGAATCGAAAACAGCGACGGTAAAGACAACAGATATGGTTACCTCGAGAATAACAGCAGTGCTGCGCATCGAAGATATGGAAGCGTTCCAGTGGAGGGACACCGCGCGATATACAGCCAAAGGTCAAGGTACGAGTACATACAGGACGAGCAGAGGGATCAGATACAGAGGAGGGGTTCTTTGAGGTACGAGTTCATTCCACACCAGCAGGTGCAACAACGTTCTGCACCGGCGACCAACCAAGACGATGGGAGGCAACTGCAGATGCAAAGTTGTCGGAACAACGGCGGTAGATACGCCGTTGTACCGGGTGATCAGGATTACCAGGACGAAGAAATCGAGTGGAACAGCGCGAAGCACGTGTCGTCGGTGCGGAGTCATATTAACACACCACAGG GTCGTTATACCAGAGTGCCTTTGCAAGAAGAAGACCCGCCAGCTCTACCGGAACGAAACGCCCAGGAGCTGTCGGTTTCCCCGAGAAATAACTTAGCCACGCAAAAACTGCACGAGATATTGACTACTCCGAGGAAGCCTCGATCCAGGTCCGAGGAGAGAACTCTATCTCCAAAGAGACAACAGTCGTTCAATCAAACCGGTACACCACAAAGAAGAGCACTCACACCAGGTGGTTCCCCGACTG GTCGAACGTTCAGTCCTACTCGTTGCACGCCTCAAGGAACTCCACAAAATCGTACCTTCTCCATGAGACCTCAAACATCCACCCCGAACAAAGAGCCATCGGCACGAAGATGTCTACCGTTATTGGAAAACCCGACCCGACAACAGGAACTCTGCCCGGCAAGCAACTGTGGAAGACTACGATACGTTGGCACGGCACCGATCGACCTTGTCACGATGGGTCACGGTGATCCACCGCCTCGTTACGCGTACGTGGAAAATGGACCAGAATCTATGCCGATGGTGTCCGGTTCACCTAGGTATCAAGTGATACCTACAGGACAGAAAAGGAACGGATACCACAGCGTAGAAAGTGCTTTTATTGCTAGAACCGCGGTG GTACCACCACTATCACCACCCAACAGTGACGCAAATACAACCTTGGCCAGCGGCTTGGAGAAAAACAACAGAAAAAACGCGCCGCTCTTATTAGTTTTGGTTGGTATTTTAACCTGCGGTTTGGCCCTGTACTTGTCCTGGACGCATGGAAGAAG ATATTATTACGACAGTGCCGCGGGTTGCGGCGTCTGCTGTGCCTTAGCTGGTGCCTGTAGGTCGTTACGAAAGGCTTGGACAGGACTCGGGCTTGCAGGATTATCGGCACTGAGCTGTGCAGGACTTTTGCTACTTGCTGCCAAATCCCCTAAATCTGGCACCCCTCTCCACGATGTCACGGCCGGTGCTTTGTGTGGAGTTTCCTTACTAGGTGCTATTTTGGCGTTATTCGCGCTTCTGTCACCAAGGTGCAATTTAGGACGACACAGAAGGGTGCATTCTTGGATTCCTCGGCTTTCACCCTAA
- the LOC122574137 gene encoding uncharacterized protein LOC122574137, producing MMENVYVIKVKTKPALSSLYPSERRYSALTVGGLSFVHFGLGALSLLLGSLALSLQGPILSVACLVPFVTGLLAWRRWYIDRNIAIFFYGSLFSLIAAILCFIATVFDIAAAAESRSSLWSLERILEQPRDHSHLKNDTLLNETMSLGEDNFNLSRIYDQSPKIRLYSPMPGIVFDNMSNISGYILRTSTIDPEEGETESPSRSFTNGDSNDEENSQDSDNVTEESLETIKSRMMSFLYRDHHQSSHTKILLTVNVLVASLLEAFWSALSARIALRGMMNRLPESSYVNGTAGDKKLEGTATGKRKPAPRPDILDHDRRLSESLQNLTTLHSLRNSGPRLPLPESSREFRERVERFLANQAAHRVVEGSCS from the coding sequence ATGATGGAGAACGTGTATGTGATAAAGGTGAAAACGAAGCCAGCTTTGTCTTCTCTGTACCCATCCGAACGACGTTATTCGGCATTGACCGTGGGAGGTTTGTCCTTCGTGCATTTTGGTCTGGGTGCACTTTCCCTTCTGCTAGGCAGCTTGGCCTTATCTCTTCAAGGTCCAATCTTATCGGTCGCGTGTTTGGTTCCTTTCGTGACCGGTCTACTCGCCTGGAGAAGATGGTACATCGATAGGAACATcgctattttcttttatggAAGTCTGTTCTCCTTGATAGCAGCGATCCTCTGCTTCATCGCCACAGTGTTCGACATCGCGGCCGCCGCGGAGAGTAGAAGCTCTCTGTGGTCGCTGGAAAGAATTCTCGAGCAGCCGCGAGATCATTCTCACCTGAAGAACGATACTCTGTTAAATGAGACGATGTCACTCGGCGAAGACAACTTCAATCTCAGTAGAATCTATGATCAGTCTCCAAAGATTCGTCTCTACTCTCCCATGCCTGGCATTGTATTCGATAACATGTCCAACATATCTGGATACATCTTGAGAACTTCGACGATTGATCCTGAGGAAGGTGAGACCGAAAGTCCTAGTAGATCGTTCACCAACGGTGATTCTAACGACGAAGAGAATTCGCAAGATTCGGATAACGTTACCGAAGAATCCTTGGAAACGATCAAGAGCAGAATGATGTCATTCTTGTACAGAGATCATCACCAGTCCTCGCATACTAAGATTTTACTCACGGTGAACGTGTTGGTGGCGTCTCTCCTCGAAGCATTTTGGTCTGCACTGAGCGCTAGAATAGCGTTGCGGGGAATGATGAATCGGTTGCCAGAAAGCAGCTACGTGAATGGAACAGCTGGAGACAAAAAATTGGAAGGAACAGCGACGGGTAAGAGGAAACCAGCTCCAAGACCGGACATTTTGGATCACGATCGAAGACTGTCTGAaagtttgcaaaatttaaCAACGTTACACAGCCTGAGGAATTCGGGACCAAGGTTACCACTGCCAGAGTCCAGCAGGGAATTCAGGGAAAGAGTAGAAAGATTTCTGGCGAATCAGGCAGCGCATCGCGTCGTCGAGGGATCCTGCTcttaa
- the LOC122574136 gene encoding uncharacterized protein LOC122574136, which yields MSQPQLTTDLDVPESPQHSCQCSAMSSMDSMRTQRDRAERSVGSTRISNNQELPRGLEALQSAFEPIRRLESPLSHQESQQINLENTRNVDILEHQAGLSPNTRSMEGQNAILSRHGHNLSCSPRNLDLSRNLAFEAARRVQESGNLQDNQHSLTSSPSPLLESSSALLETSAKDLDKQLEDHTGLSQKAAASGKDKLKNIQQVLNPYQHHHEPTSPERNVHGHFHGDTHAHVHKHADNFRSTTNLDVADGLMGFQQHQRQHTHHHHGNTKATNVTHHHGPATVHHPHGPQGIAAHHHANLAPSLTSHVHGNSGPLSSPNANHGSQAAAGNPNTHHHSNPIPTSTTMVHRNSPTSHHRLGGSAGLTSHYPSNSGFSSDHHGTSSAMSGASSNSSMLNHGGSPAVHRHVVNANSSLSTTPLASHHHGSSSGSLTGHSSVNHHHVSSGISCESSSSNANTRTHSRLDHVHDHHHHLQQVHSLHSSHPDTRQRDRAPSSLEHHGHHHAHMHAHGHQHTQNNDTKNTSLIGVDSIQVSAPSKSKCQCHVVQTGGNKRGQEGESDGGVEVTSRTHQPPALPPRPPPRPTRRYETTSVNQCHTGEGGCCKKYVVLCCLCGGLSAAVGSLFLAVHAVLSAHTASLALFETVPSYIPGIMLILMGLFTMLLARRKHRYGLLMKVCGSVGVVCALVCVLVTVTTTVIHMSRLQGLRKCVYTVKARSCTCYGAPEGDPGVLFEGTPHCEAVHGALHACLRALFGVSVAGILACIFSCMLVYQLLSHEKKKMYWEQLELRCRSLYGQGSTVGPTTGSCGCCNDCGGASPWWAQTPGNLYTPNPDLAPSRRWRLPWSRSRGPAPSPDSNYGFHTQTRQTEANVENTNGPYSVLNSQSSGPYSVLNTQNGPYTPSTASYSVLETPVPLWGPPPPYSDPNSPARRPQVAEQRPRIAKRIENFENNEDHRSRSAKRPSDNYENAEEISNSTDPEGGNEGTMKGRRTRKPLKGVENNAFQQEANPGPKQSESELYFGDVSSCCGPESSFYDLAVEKEGTEHSEGVDYLAARLGKRQLSKRSRMPLPLPSDGGDIPSDNYANSDEPRSARGPFLAPDAQYEVIQQGRYSYYTSKDDEQLQEGPATSGYFREEETERGRDYRDYRSSQEEETPQCCLSDSTTLDSGWQSGEQQQSDDNVRPVNV from the exons ATGTCCCAACCGCAATTAACTACCGACCTGGACGTTCCGGAAAGTCCGCAACACTCTTGCCAATGCTCCGCAATGAGTAGCATGGATTCCATGAGAACGCAGAGGGACAGGGCGGAGAGGAGCGTGGGAAGTACAAGAATTTCTAACAACCAAGAACTCCCTAGGGGTTTAGAGGCACTTCAGAGTGCTTTCGAACCAATAAGAAGACTCGAAAGTCCGCTATCTCATCAAGAAAGCCAACAGATCAATTTAGAGAATACCAGGAATGTCGATATTTTGGAGCACCAGGCCGGCTTATCGCCGAATACGAGATCGATGGAAGGTCAAAACGCGATTCTATCGAGACACGGTCACAATCTTTCCTGCAGTCCAAGGAACTTGGATCTTTCTCGAAACTTGGCGTTCGAGGCTGCGCGAAGAGTTCAGGAATCCGGCAACTTACAGGACAACCAACACAGCCTAACTTCCAGCCCTAGTCCTTTGTTGGAGTCTAGCTCGGCGTTGCTCGAGACGTCCGCGAAAGATCTGGACAAGCAGCTCGAGGATCACACAGGGTTATCGCAGAAAGCAGCCGCTTCGGGCAAAGATAAGCTGAAGAATATTCAGCAGGTTCTGAATCCTTATCAACACCATCATGAGCCAACGTCGCCGGAACGTAACGTCCACGGACACTTCCACGGTGATACCCACGCGCACGTGCACAAGCACGCCGACAATTTCCGAAGCACTACGAATTTGGACGTTGCAGATGGATTGATGGGATTTCAGCAGCACCAGCGACAACACACTCATCATCATCACGGGAACACTAAGGCAACGAACGTGACCCATCATCACGGTCCGGCAACCGTGCATCATCCGCATGGTCCGCAAGGAATAGCAGCGCACCATCATGCAAATCTGGCGCCAAGCTTAACCAGCCACGTTCACGGAAACTCTGGTCCTTTAAGTAGCCCCAATGCAAATCATGGGAGCCAAGCTGCAGCCGGAAATCCGAATACTCATCACCATTCGAATCCAATACCGACATCCACTACGATGGTACACAGAAACTCACCGACGAGTCATCATCGTCTCGGTGGTAGCGCCGGCTTGACCAGTCACTACCCTTCAAACTCAGGTTTCTCCAGTGATCACCACGGCACTTCCAGTGCAATGAGCGGGGCTTCGTCGAATTCGAGCATGTTAAATCATGGCGGCTCGCCAGCGGTTCATCGACACGTGGTCAATGCGAATAGCAGTCTCTCGACTACGCCATTAGCTAGCCATCATCACGGTAGTTCGTCGGGAAGTTTGACCGGACATTCGAGCGTAAATCATCATCACGTCAGCTCTGGCATATCCTGCGAGTCTTCTTCGTCGAACGCCAATACGAGAACACACAGTCGCCTAGATCACGTCCACGATCATCATCACCATTTACAACAAGTGCATTCGTTGCATTCCAGCCACCCTGATACCAGGCAAAGAGACAGAGCTCCGTCGAGCCTGGAGCACCATGGGCATCATCACGCGCACATGCATGCTCATGGACATCAACACACGCAGAATAACGATACCAAAAATACGTCTCTTATCGGAGTCGACTCGATACAG GTTTCGGCTCCGTCGAAAAGTAAATGCCAATGTCACGTGGTTCAAACCGGTGGGAACAAGAGGGGGCAGGAGGGTGAAAGCGACGGAGGTGTTGAAGTGACATCAAGAACGCATCAACCTCCAGCGCTTCCTCCGCGGCCACCCCCTAGGCCAACTAGACGATACGAAACTACGTCCGTCAATCAAT gCCACACGGGGGAAGGTGGTTGCTGCAAGAAGTACGTTGTCCTTTGTTGCCTTTGTGGTGGGTTGAGCGCTGCGGTCGGTAGTCTCTTTTTGGCGGTACACGCGGTCCTTTCAGCCCACACGGCCAGTTTAGCTCTCTTTGAGACTGTACCATCTTACATTCCTGGCATAATG TTAATTCTAATGGGTCTATTCACGATGCTACTCGCCAGACGGAAGCACAGATACGGACTTTTG ATGAAAGTCTGTGGATCTGTTGGAGTGGTATGTGCGTTGGTATGCGTGTTGGTCACCGTAACGACGACAGTGATACACATGTCCCGGCTGCAAGGTCTTCGAAAATGCGTTTATACCGTGAAAGCGAG GTCGTGCACGTGTTACGGGGCGCCAGAAGGAGATCCTGGAGTTCTCTTCGAAGGCACTCCCCACTGCGAGGCGGTCCACGGCGCTCTACACGCCTGTCTCAGAGCTCTGTTTGGAGTTTCGGTCGCTGGAATCTTAGCTTGCATATTTTCGTGCATGCTGGTGTACCAGTTACTAAGTcacgagaagaagaaaatgtactGGGAGCAGTTGGAACTGAGATGCAGATCTCTGTACGGCCAAGGAAGCACCGTGGGACCGACGACTGGCTCCTGCGGATGTTGCAACGATTGCGGCGGTGCTAGTCCTTGGTGGGCGCAGACCCCCGGAAATCTCTACACGCCGAATCCCGATTTGGCGCCATCCAG AAGATGGCGGCTACCTTGGTCTAGATCCAGAGGCCCAGCTCCGAGTCCAGACTCGAATTATGGCTTTCACACTCAGACCAGACAAACCGAGGCCAACGTGGAAAACACGAATGGCCCTTATAGCGTCCTTAATTCTCAATCGAGTGGCCCTTACTCTGTATTAAACACGCAGAACGGCCCGTACACTCCTAGTACGGCTTCTTACAGTGTTTTAGAGACTCCAGTGCCGTTATGGGGTCCTCCGCCACCTTATAGCGACCCTAACAGCCCAGCTAGGCGACCACAAGTTGCCGAGCAAAGGCCCAGAATCGCCAAACGGATAGAGAACTTCGAGAACAACGAAG ATCACAGATCACGATCTGCGAAACGGCCATCGGATAACTACGAAAACGCCGAAGAAATCTCGAACAGCACCGATCCAGAGGGAGGAAACGAGGGTACTATGAAAGGCAGGCGAACCAGGAAGCCTCTGAAGGGCGTAGAGAACAATGCGTTCCAGCAGGAAGCAAATCCTGGACCAAAACAGTCGGAAAGTGAACTGTACTTCGGTGATGTGTCCTCGTGTTGCGGGCCTGAGAGTAGTTTCTACGATTTGGCCGTAGAGAAAGAAG GTACGGAGCATTCAGAGGGTGTGGACTACTTGGCAGCTCGTCTAGGTAAACGACAGCTGTCAAAGAGATCCAGAATGCCTCTGCCACTGCCATCGGACGGTGGTGACATACCATCCGACAATTACGCGAACAGTGACGAGCCCAGAAGCGCCAGAGGACCTTTTCTAGCGCCTGATGCGCAATACGAGGTCATTCAACAAGGTCGATACTCTTACTACACGTCGAAGGACGACGAGCAGCTTCAAGAAGGTCCAGCGACTTCTGGATACTTCAGGGAGGAGGAGACTGAAAGGGGAAGGGATTACAGGGATTACAGAAGCAGTCAGGAAGAAGAGACACCTCAGTGTTGCTTGAGTGATTCGACGACATTGGACTCGGGTTGGCAAAGTGGCGAACAACAACAGTCCGACGACAACGTTAGACCGGTTAACGTGTGA